The Hippoglossus hippoglossus isolate fHipHip1 chromosome 21, fHipHip1.pri, whole genome shotgun sequence genomic sequence AAATGGAAGAACCGGCGCAGGAGCGTCAACTCTGACATcgtgaagaagaaagaggagcgTGACCAGATCGAGCAGGTTACCATCGGCGGTAACAGGAGGTCCAAGACCTTCAAGGAGATGcaagaggagaggtgaggaggaataaGAACACCTGATTCGGTTGTTTTGATAGTGCTTGATGATAGATCCTGTTTTTTTACTTGGAAAAAACAAGGCTCACTGagtttcttcctcttttacgTCCTGTCTACCCTCGGAGGTGGATCCTTCGCTGAGGTAAACCTAAGAGAAGGTGTGAATGAGATGTTTTGCAGATTTGAACACAGAGAGTCTCTCAGTCATTgtggaaatgtaatttaatcaCGGCTCACAACCTGCCAACCTGCCCCTCTTTTACTGCCCCACCTTCCTTTGCCCGCTGCTATTCAACTGtgctcctcctcgtctctcacTGCCCTCCCCATTTCATCTCCCTGTGCCCATCTTCATCTTTAATCCTATCCAtcacttttttccccttttaatCTCATcacctttcttctcctctgtccgGTCCACAGAGAcaataaagggaaaaaaagtcttGGCAGTCGTCTCGGATCTCTGGCTTACCTGGACGACGAGGAGGACGTGTTTGAGAGACCCGTCACCTCCCCTCGTACCCGAACCCTCCCCGCCAGGAGCTTCACTATTGACACTCCTTACAATTATTTCGAGCCCTCTGAGCCTTCTCTGAAAGAGGACGACCCACCTGCTGCCTCCCCAGCCACGGGCAGGGCCGCTTCCCCTCCCACCTCGCGGCGAGTCGACGTTGTGGACCGTCCTGCAGGCAGAGACACCACGACCACCATCACTCCcaacctccctccctccagccgAGGCTCTCTCCTCAACTCTGCTGCAGGTGCACCTTTACAGAGGAGTGCCGTCTCAGAACGCAGCAGACCCAccaagacagaggagaaaaccaCGACTGTCGTCTCAGAACGCAGCAGACCCAccaagacagaggagaaaaccaCGACcgtcgtctcctcctccagcgcCCTACAAAAGGTGGCAGAGCCGAGACGCCCATTCTTGCGCGCACAAACGGAGGTGGAGGCCCCCTCCCCTGGTTTTCTGTACAAACAACAACCGCAGCCCAGCTCGATGGAACCCAAACCTCCCGGGGTGTCTCATGTTTCCGCCTCCCTCCCCAGGAGCTACCAGAAATCGGATAGCGCACGTCTAACCTCAGTTGTCACGGCAAGGCCCTTCGGGACCCAGGCCTCCCGCATCACCTCACTTCCGCGAGTCTTCGCAGTAAGTACTAGATGATTTTACAACCAAACACAACCTACCAGTGCTGCACAAACGAAGGGCATCTAGAGGATGTTAAGTGTTGGTAAGAAATGTTTGCCTCTGTGATCAGGTGccattttatttgtcttgaGTGCATCGGTGTTACCCATCAGTACGATCTGATTACTGTGTTAATAATGGATGAGGTCAGTGTTTTTATAATGCTAACTACTAGAGCAGCTATTTTCAGCCTTCTCACATTCATTACAGTTACAGCAAATGCAATAGAGTGTTTCACACACGTTTAAAGAGCTGATCCGCTAATTTCATCAATCAGCCATTTGTTGTTCAATAAAGTTTTACACTCTTACGGCCCGAACATTCTTTATAACTCTGCATTCATCCGTGACAGATGGGCGACCCTAACAAGCGCGTCAACGGCGACGCCTCTAAGAAGTCGTCGGTGCCGAGCCGCTATCACCAGTTCATGACCCCCGAGGACGAGGCTCACTCCAGCTCGGCCCACAGcagtgaagatgaggaggaagaggaggaggaggaggcagcggtgACATGGGGCAAGACCGCGCCGAAGAGTGTCACCTTGACTCAGAGCACCTCGCCCGTCCCTGCTCCTCCAGTCAGGAGAGAAGCTCCAGTCACTCCTGCTCCAGTCAGTCCTGCTCCAGTCAGTCCTGCTCCAGCCAAAGAAAGCAGCCAGGTATTTAATTACCTGCTGTTGACACAACAgatcagctgttttcttttctcctgcatTGAAGGCATTAAAAAATAATGCGGCTTTGTTAACACGAATTGTATTTAAGACTCACTCTGACGGAGAATTCACATAATTTTACGTGAAACCTAATGCatcataaacatattttttttattttctgtataagTTGCTGCGCTGTTGAAATTAAAGAATAGCAACAGGTTCATTGACAACAATACCTGacattctctcctctctcctgggTGATGGAAAGTCAGCACCAAGTTTTTATGCTTGTAAGAGCTTGTAACAGGTGAGTGTCGTTCATCTCCACTCACCTGTGCTGGTGTTTGGTTTGTAGGAGAACTACTGCGACATGCGGATCAACCTGAACCAGAAGcccaacagcagcagagactttGGCTTCCAGGCAGCCTGGGACTCAACCGGAGCTCGCGTCACGACCATCGCGCCAGGTAACAGACGACCTTCAGACAAAGGGATTTTAATAGTGTAGGAATAACTTTATTCAAAGGCAATCGGGCAACGTTAAACTTTGACATCCCCAGTGGTTAAACTACAGACTGACAACGGTTATATCTCCCTCTGGGTTCACAGATTCATGGTTCTCACATTGGGAGCTTTTGTATTTCACAGCTGGGCTCTGCTGGTTAGGCGTCAGCAGGTTTTTCAGTCCACTTCAGCGGCAGTGCCAGACTTAAGTAGGGCAACATCTATCTGGGTCAGATCTGCTGGGCCTGAGCCTCTTTCCACTGATTCTCCACCTCCACATGACTAAATGACtaaatgaatgtatttttccAACACATACGTACGTACTCTGGAACTCTGTCACACCAGCATCAGCGTTCATTGTGTTTAAGCCTGTTGTATGTTTGTTCCATCACGTCATGTCGTATGTtacctttcttttcttcttcatgtcttTAGGTATAAGAACAATAACATTTCTATAAATGTGCCCGTGTTAGCCAGCGGGCGGATCTTGATTTTCACTGCAGTTCTTTGGCAAAATGTTGTAAAACCTATGAAGGGAGAGGTTAAGAAACACGAGACGGAAAGATGCAGAATGAGACACGAGATGGCGCACTATTCAATGTCAAGGTTATTGGTTTGTCATTACATAGCCATGTAAAAATCCACATGCAGCAGAATGAGATATTGTTCCTCACAGGACCAGATAATAAGTAAAAGAATCAAGCATGCAAAGaaaaattaaaagcaacaaGAGGCAGCAAAACACTCTTGCTGTAAAATGACCAGGTTCATTGTTCAGTGCAAACAAAGTAGTTTACAGCAACAGAACATAAATGAACAATCCtattgggcggctgtggctcagaaggtAGGGCGGGTCGTCCACCAACAAGAAGGTTGGTCGttcaatccccagctcctccattTGGCATGAAGTGTCCTTGAACTGCAAATTGCCCCTGAGGGCTGTGCCGACGGTGTTTAAATGAACTGTGAATTAAACTATACTGTAAAGTGCTtggagtggtcatcaagactagaatgCACTGAACATCCAAAACATACCATTTATTGTTATCTGGCACAAATTACTGATTCAGATCAATAAGTCACAGATGAAATATGATGGtctgtaaatggtctgtatttttatatatacgcttttctagtcttgatgaccactcaaagcactttacagtcatccacatccacacatacacactcacattcatgcagtgtgtctatgggcagcactttttctatgagggctgaccaaggacactttggcaggcagatggggaagactgggatcaaaccaccgacttTCTGTGGTTCCCGACTTTTTCTCTTCAATGTTAATCAACAGTATTTATCTATTAATTAATAACTGGGACGTTAATATAGATAGTTCAAAGGTTGGTAAGAATTTTAATATCACACATTGAACATGTAAGTGGTGTAGTGCAAGAACATAATTGTcaattattattgaattatcAATACCACATTGTTAATACAATACTGGTAGATTAAGGTTTAGGTTCTTAGGTTAAAAAGAATACAGCATAGAAATAAAGATAGAAAGGCAGGTCCAAAATTCCAAGACCACTTTCCCATTCAAGCATGGAAAGTATTTTGTTACTCAGTAGATTTTGTAGAAGACCTTAAGTCTTATGTGTTCTTGCATTGAGGTTATAGCTTTACAATGTCGATCTCAGTAAATTACACTGTTACCACAATAGCCACGTTATTGTCTATGTTAGATATTCAGCATCTTATGGACCAAGGTGTGATAAAACGTATCCCTCTGTGTGGCGCAGGCAGCCCGGCTGAGATGTGCCAGCTCCAGGCCGGAGACGAGGTGCTGTCCGTGAacagccagcaggtggcagaaATGAGCTACACAGACTGGAAGTCCTGCATGGAGGAGGCGCTGCAGGATGGCAGCCTGGTCATGGATGTTCGCCGTCATGGCAAAAACAGTGAGTCATCCGACCACCGTGCGCGTGTGCGTGAGGTTGACGTGAACCACTTTGAGGGTCACATTCCTGGGCTGACAGTCCCACTTATGCATCGTGCGTTGCTAAACAGTTTTGACACTTTAAATTGGTGCGTAAACTATTGTGAAATCATCCATGAATGATTTCATGACAGTGAAACGGTGAAGGACCCGTGAGGCTTTTTCTCCTCGTCTAATGAAGAGAAACTGTTATTGTGGGGACCTCTGAGGCTTTTAGTCCTCCCTGTGCGTCTTTTTCTCACACTGTTTTTCCATAATCTTCTGGTCATTTCGTCTTTTGTGTCTCGTTCCTCTCTGTTCCCCTGTGGAGAGCTAACCCAGCTCAGGTCCATGGTTCTGTGAGTGTGCTGTTTTCACAGTGTTAGTGCCACAGGCTTCTTCTGCATCAGTGTCAACTCACAAACGTGATAAACCACCCGCAGTAGCTCACCTGCACTAACACACAGTTCTGGGTATATTAGTGTTGTTGTGTCCGGTGGTTGTGCGTCTGTTGTAAACATTGTGTGGGTTTATGGAAACTTCATTAAGCTGCATGGCTGGGGAAGGTGGGTTCTCTGTCACCCCCTGCTGCTCTCTATAACAACACCATCACAGAAACCTTGTTCCCTGCTTTTTAGTCTTCTTCATGCAAGTAGACACCTCTAAGTCAAATGCTGTAtttcacatatacacacaaacactcatgcacaaaatcatgttgtttttttttgtgcatacACACATCGTGTGTTTGTGCCATTGCATTGTCTGCGTGCAGACTGGGACAGAGACCAACCTTCCCTGCCATTTAAAAGCCATAAGACCATCAATCTGACCAGTATGGATCCGATACTTCTAGGTTCCCCTGATTCGAACACTGCAAACTCCAGCCTGGATTTCACCTCGCGCATGACCTCGGAAACCCTGTTGCCCAAAGAGCTCACCGCCAACCCAGTAGTCGTAAGTTACCCAGAATCACTCAGGTTGACTCAGGTTTGGTCAGATTTTAACCTGTCATTGTTCCCGGCCCtgtgattttcttcttttttcaaaaatatgtgGGCATTATGTCTCTCTGCAGGATTTGGCTTCAAATGGAGTTAATGGAAGTTTCTATCAGAAGTCGGTGACCATGAGGAACAAAGGTAAAGAACAGAGGGCAAAATCAGAAAAGTTATGAAATTGATCTCGATGACTGTGTCTGTACtgaacataaaaatacacaagttaGGTGCAATTTTGTTGATGTGGGAGAACATGGCACTCAGTCCAGCACATACCTCCGCAAAGGGCCGAaaatccccttaaattcaatcaagatccaccatatttcacacactcatagaaatcagttcccttaatgttcctgatttatttattcatatcaaaatccatgaattttttctctgagaaaacagtgaaaatgttgaaaaatgcattgTTAACCCACatcctgatctggatccacaccaaaattgatATAGTGCATCCttccaaacaaataaaccaacaaacagacagggctgaaaacattggcggaggtaattaCTGTGGATAATATTAATCTTTATTGTCTAATACATCTTAGGCaacatgcactgtgtgtgtaaTTCATATTAAAGCGATATCGTATTTTTCTCCTCTGGTtaaatgtgtttctctcctcacttTATCCTGTTCTCCATTTCTCATGTAGAGTCAGAACCCATATCTTTGAAAAACTTAAAACGGCGGTCAGAGTTTTTTGAacaaggtaaaaagaaaaaaaagaacaagcaCTGACCAAAGAGGGGTGGGCTTGTCTTTATATTCATATAACGTCTGTGTAATCTGTTGGCTGGGTTCTCTGTGCCTCTGTGTCATTTCTGCGTCTCTGCTGAAGTTCTCAGCTTTCCAAGGGTTTTTTGCATGTTCTTGTCCGCCTCATGTTAAATGCATAAGGAACCCGTTATGAATTGATAATCATGTCAGGACTGAAATCCTCCATGGCTCTTTCTTGggacttttccttttttgtgacAGTCTTGTCTGGTGCCAAAGCTTTAACCCTTGTGCCCCTTCCCTCCTTCAGGCGGCTCAGGGTCCAGTGTCAGTGCGCTGGTCTACCTCTGTGGTAAACTGGGTTGAATGTGCAGTGATCTCCTCACCTTCACCTGGTACAGCCTGGGACACTGACATCCTGTTTAAGAAactattttaataattcataataataaaaatagacCTAAAGAAAtactaaaaaatgaaaagagaatatTAAAAAGTCCGCGTATTTGGCTGCGGAAGAATGAACAGAATGTCAGAACCAGTGTCAGCGTACCAAccacaaatacaaatctgaaactcctgttgtttttgtggtgtTTCTGAGTGGTGTCCAGGTTTAATGCATGGTTACGCAGTTTGCTGAGCATGAACTGAAAAGCCTTCCTGTTGCTTTCTCGGCGTGCATGTGTTGAACTGTTTGTCGTTTACTGTCAGAGCGGCTACGCTGAACTTTTGCTGCCTCTTGTGCTGCTGATGCATGTGTTTCCCtttcagtttgtccagtttcACGATCCATTTATTGATTTTCATATTCAGAACTATTGGTGTGGCAATGTGAATGTCAACAAGTGGGTGATCTTTGAATTGAGCGAATCAATCAACAAGGTGAAATTTGACCTTTGCTGCTTTGAGGCCGATGAAAAACATCAATTAACTTtggtttaaaatgtcatttgCAATCATAAATTGATGCTTGACTTTAAAAAACGAAATTGAAGCTTTAATAAGCCGCTCAACTTTGTGTTGTGACGGCCTCAGGGTTAACTTGGATATTCACATCTTGTTTCATTGGTCTGTCTCTGCACGCTACAAGTACTGACTtggtgattttctttgtttttaaggaGGATCAGAGTCTGCGATGCCAGATGTGAGTAATATTACCGGTGCATCAAAGCAGTTTGACATGACAATATATTTGAAAGCAGATACCACGAAGCCTGGATCCATAATTATGCATTTGACATGCACTGCTAGTTCACTTCAGAGGCAGGTTCACTCTGCTTCACCTCGTTATTCCACTGACTGCAGGAAACCTCAATTTGATTATGAATCattgaatatataaaaagtaTATACGAAGATGTATATATGAACCGAACATACTCAGGATCGAGggttatatatattatatccaTTGTAATTTTGGGCTATAAAGATCAAATTGACTTGGCAATAACACATTATCTACTGATAACTGCAATGATGCATTTGCCttatattacaaatataataGAGTTACAGATGTGGACAGATGTTTAATTGCTGTTTCAAGCAAAACACCAGAGGCAGTCGGAGGTGTCAGGAAACAACAGGTTAAATACGCCAGGTGTTCCAGCGGACCGATGTCACAAGCCCTCTGATATGTTTGCCCTCTTTTTTCAGATGCCTGTTCCCTCAATCACTCCCTCCTCCAGCCGCTGGTCCTGGGACCCGGAGGACGAGCGCAGGAGACAAGAGAAATGGCAGAAGGAACAGGAGCGCCTCCTACAGGTACGTAAAGGCACACGCATGTAGCAGTGATGTTACGTTACACCCCCAGCCTATACTAAAGGAGTCTAGTAAAACAGTCCTGCGATAAATCCTTCCCACGTGAAGATTATTTTTAGATGGTGAATTTATTAATCCGGGCAGTAAATTCCACTGTTGCAGCTTTAAGTCATATATGTCATAAAAACAGGAATGAAGTCTCAAAACAAAGGAATAAGGACACTCAACATCTGCCCAAAACAGACTTGGATTAGTGTTGTATCAGACTGCAGTAGGTTTAGATAgctgtacctaataaactggacATGGAGTTTGTAGCCCAtttaaaataatggaaaatacCAAATGAAGCAACCTCAAAATTCATTTGATCTGATAACCAGCTGTAAATCAGTTCTGTGTCCCATGTCCCAATGAGACGAGAGCACCGCGAAGCAGTGTCTGCTCCCAATaggctgaaaacagaaaacctcaGACAGGGCTCAGGCTGCTGAAGGTAAAGCATCTGTCGAGTAGCCAATTTAAATGTAGTAGAATCCtgtcaaaacatttttctgCGGGTTTATTTCTGGATGGAGATCAAAGGTGTCCGAGCAGAGCGTTACTCCTCCAGTCTTTCTCCCTGTTGGATAAACGGCCTGATTTCATGATGTGCCCGGGAGACTTCCTGCCCAGGGCAAGCTTCTCTAGGTTCTTATCGACTCAGGATGGTTAGGTAACGTGTAGGTGAGCTTGGTAGtatatgaaaataatacaaGCGTCTTTTTATTCTCCATTTCATTACTTTGACCCCCAGTTGGTGCACAAGCCAAGGAGAGAAAAAGTTACTATGATTTTTTTAGTAGTTGTAGTATTTTTTGTATGGGAAACACTTTGGAGCCATAACCACAAGTTGGAattgtgtgtcagcagcagtttgcagATCCTAAAATGCTTTACACAGACAGAATGTGGAGACCTACAGCTTTTAGATTTGTCAAGATTGTGTGAAGATTGTGTGAAGATTGAGTCCATAACAAACCTAAAGTGGCGTGAAATGCTTTCAGCCACATTTGTAGCAGTGTAgctgtgtagtgtgtgtgcgtgtgtgtgtgtggaccttACCCCCAGCCACTttgagagtgaaagagggaCAGTCATTCTACCGTTGCCactcatcgtcatcatcatcaacatctgaCCTATGACCTCCAATCTCTCGACCTATATTTTTCATCCAGGAGAAATATAAGCGCGaccaggagaagctgcaggaggagtgGCTGAAGTCTCAGGAGGAGATCGACAACCCCGTGGACCAACCAGATTTTGCAAAGGTATTTTAAATCTGCAGGGAGGAACTTCTGTCTCCCCCTTCTGGTAATGGCAGTTAACTCCAAATATTTTGCATATGCCAACCTGTCTATGGGTAGAGAGGCACCAACCGAGGTTACCCTCAGTTCCTTCCCATCAGCTCCTAAAAGCCTCAGCAGTCGTCTTTTCTGAATGCAGggtttctttatttatctgtaGCTCAGAAACTTGTCTTGAACACTTCTCAGGTTCCCCCGTCAAACTCTTGGCTTTCAAGCCTGCTCCGTCTCCGTTGTTATGTGGTTTGTTCTGCTCTTCATCTCTTGCAAACCAATCTTTAGTGCTGGTTTTAAAACTAATTGCTACCGGTGCAATGTGCAGGATTATCTCCACAGATACCAGATTTAAAACTCATTTAGAACTAAATACTCCGTGGTGTACAGAGAGATTTACCTGCAGCGGATTGGCTTTATCGGTATTAGTAGTATCAGAATTCTTTTGGTGGGACTCGAGTGTAATTTTCATTTATATGTATTCATCCTACACAGCTTTAATGTGTCTAAATGAATACCTAAATACCTGAAACATCAATTGGTGCCATCACAAGGTGGCAATAAGCTCTGAATCATGACATTACATTGGATAAATCAATCCAAAGGGATTTGATTATGCAGCAGTTGcatgtgcagactctggctttTAAGAAGCAGAACAACGTTCAGTCATGTGGATATTCACACAGGAGACTCAGCATGTGTGGGTATATCCTCTCTGTAATGCCAGCTCATGTTTTGCAATAAGAAAAACTCAGcaatttcaaaacatttactgATTTTGGTCACCACAGGGAATTTCTCCATTATTGTTTCAGTTCCTCCTGGAGGGTTAATGAGCGTGTGATCAATTGAGGTTCTCATGTGCTCCaacactttctctttttctttcatctgtctgtgcagccCGGCAGCCTGGAGGGGAACAGCCACAGCGTCAGCCCACACTCGCCACTCTTTCCTGTCAACCAGCCCACTTCTTCTCAgcgggaagaggaagagagaaagaggaaggaggagcaggagcaggagcgccgaaggcaggaggaggagaagaggaagcgggaggaggaggagcaagagCTGCGGCGTCTgcgggaggagagggagaggaaggagaggcaggcggaggaggagaggaagaggagggaggaggagaggaagaggagggaggaagaggagaggcaggcggaggaggagaagaagaggagggatgaggaggagagggagaggaggaggagtgaggaggaggagaggaagagtagGGAGGAGGaactgaggaggagagaggagcagagggaggaggagcggAGGTGGCAGGAAGCTTCGGAGCAGCAGCGCAGAGAGCGGGAGCGAgccttccagcagcagcagctgcagcagcagcagcagcagctgcagcagcagcagcagcagtggtcaGTAGAGACGCTGCTTCCTCCTGTTCTCTGCATAACACTCACATGTCTTTTGTCCGTCATGCACATATGAACACACTCACATGTCAAACATTACGTGCTTTATCATCTGTGCATGAACATAACTGCAACTAACGTGTTTGCATGTGCTTTGTCATCAACCTCTGTGCTGTCACCCATCTCTCTGCACACCGCTCATCACCAAAGGGCTGCTGGCTCCGATGGCTTTAACATGCATCCTCCACTGTCCTTTACTGACAGGTCAGTACAGGATCTGTGGTTAATAAACTGCACCTGCAGCCTGGAGATAAGGTTTCTTTTTATATTCAGCTAATCGGCCAATGTCGCAGATAAAACCTTCTCGTACAACGCAAACCTTTTATCCCATGCATATTTACTTTATTACCTGTTTTGATCAATAGTAACAATAATGCCTGAGTGTTATCCCAATTTATtacaatatttcaatataatcGCTTTAAAAAGTTGTATTAATAAAAACTTAACGACAGATCCCAAATATATATTGCGTATCTATATGCTGTACAATGGCATATAGAATGGAAATAGAAAGACCCAACAGTCTCTCtttgaattcaatcaaaatgcgcacattaataattcatatcagttccctaaatatgcctgatatTCTTCCTGGGAAAATAGTGGATATGTCAAAAAATGTCAGtgtcaaagaataaaaaataaatccaacatTCCTTCtaccatgtttaaaaaaaatcagttcaGTCGCTTTTCttgagacacaaacagcaatgaGAACAgaaccttggcagaggtaacaatcactaaatgatttaaaattcaCTATAATGCAGTTTTGAGTGTTAATTAATGTATTTGTTAACAACTGTAGCTCCTCCTGTGGACATTCATGTGGAGGCTGCTGTATAAAGAACAACAAGATGGTATCATACAGTTGtaatgatataaaaaatgtcttcatatgTGAAGTAATAGTTTATAAATGCTAAATGGGAGGGACAGTGAAGGGAATTTTGCAACAGGACTCATCTTGGTGACACAGTTTGTCTGAATTGTACCAAAGCTGCCAAAACAGCGCATGATCCTGCCAAAACCTCTACGCCAGTTTTTAAGAAACAAGAAGAATTTCTCACTCATACGTCATTTTAAcctaaaaataacaacagaaagcagagagaaactgaaagcATTACAGTACAGACATAACTCAGCATTATATATGTCATACGAGTCATTATTTTTTCTACACTTTTCCTGCACAGAAGAAAATGGTCTTGTCTTTACTGAGTAGCTGATGTTGTCCAGTAGAGGTTTTATATATGCATTTGaacaaaataactcaaacaGAAGGTCATGAAGTTGGAAGTCCTCCAGTAAGCGGGTTAGGTCTCCAGCTGGGATTGAAATTACCTGAGATTTGTCTGTAATCAGCAGTTTCCCTTTATGGACAAATACAATCAGCAGTGTCCCTTTATggacaaatacaattttattggGTCAAATCAAGGAACACTGTTGTGTAACAAAAGTGAGATATTCTTTATTATTGAGTCGGTCGTACTCCTGGtcacaaaaaaagtcaaatgaattGGTTTGATTTCTAGATTAGTATATATAGTTTATTACTGAttactgtaattttttttaattacatgttttcttttgtctgacAGGGTAAAATCCCAATCGTCTCCTCAGCTCGACGAAGAGGAAAAACCTCAGAGGAGAGGTCAGTTTTCTATATTCATTCTGCATTAATTAAGTTTTACTATAAAAGTAC encodes the following:
- the lmo7a gene encoding LIM domain only protein 7 isoform X22; this encodes MEWREQSSVGCDEAFSEAQRWIEAVTKKTFGSNDFRSALENGVLLCDLINKIRPGVVKRVNRLPTPIAGLDNLNVFLRACGKLGLKEAQLFHPGDLQDLSTRVTVKHQETNRRLKNVLITIFWLGRRAQCDRVYNGPHLNFKAFEGLLGTALYKALQESSSQKGSNVRDSGFGDSWYSEREELYQLREGGGGGSGGSGHRRDDSLDSLDSLGSRPHSISSDTTLKGSSEGCCSDTEADSVFRMAENKDGLSYRRSVVITPKTTTQFNQFLPSKDKTSGYVPAPLRKKRAERHEDNRRSWASPIYTEHDGTLTRELPTQESIDGSKSTSDIQVDSTVARQVRYEELQKHREQIKDTEDKWQDDLSKWKNRRRSVNSDIVKKKEERDQIEQVTIGGNRRSKTFKEMQEERDNKGKKSLGSRLGSLAYLDDEEDVFERPVTSPRTRTLPARSFTIDTPYNYFEPSEPSLKEDDPPAASPATGRAASPPTSRRVDVVDRPAGRDTTTTITPNLPPSSRGSLLNSAAGAPLQRSAVSERSRPTKTEEKTTTVVSERSRPTKTEEKTTTVVSSSSALQKVAEPRRPFLRAQTEVEAPSPGFLYKQQPQPSSMEPKPPGVSHVSASLPRSYQKSDSARLTSVVTARPFGTQASRITSLPRVFAMGDPNKRVNGDASKKSSVPSRYHQFMTPEDEAHSSSAHSSEDEEEEEEEEAAVTWGKTAPKSVTLTQSTSPVPAPPVRREAPVTPAPVSPAPVSPAPAKESSQENYCDMRINLNQKPNSSRDFGFQAAWDSTGARVTTIAPGSPAEMCQLQAGDEVLSVNSQQVAEMSYTDWKSCMEEALQDGSLVMDVRRHGKNNWDRDQPSLPFKSHKTINLTSMDPILLGSPDSNTANSSLDFTSRMTSETLLPKELTANPVVVSYPESLRLTQDLASNGVNGSFYQKSVTMRNKESEPISLKNLKRRSEFFEQGGSESAMPDMPVPSITPSSSRWSWDPEDERRRQEKWQKEQERLLQEKYKRDQEKLQEEWLKSQEEIDNPVDQPDFAKPGSLEGNSHSVSPHSPLFPVNQPTSSQREEEERKRKEEQEQERRRQEEEKRKREEEEQELRRLREERERKERQAEEERKRREEERKRREEEERQAEEEKKRRDEEERERRRSEEEERKSREEELRRREEQREEERRWQEASEQQRRERERAFQQQQLQQQQQQLQQQQQQWAAGSDGFNMHPPLSFTDRVKSQSSPQLDEEEKPQRRVTGGSGLDERKGQQPLSHAELERQQILNEMKKKAPLLTDSSWIRQRSAAMAANKESDLPPMRRSVSGKKICTFCDSPLGKGAAMIIESLGLCYHLTCFKCIDCTANLGGSEAGAEVRIRNKQLYCNSCYMRFKTGLPTAM
- the lmo7a gene encoding LIM domain only protein 7 isoform X10; translation: MEWREQSSVGCDEAFSEAQRWIEAVTKKTFGSNDFRSALENGVLLCDLINKIRPGVVKRVNRLPTPIAGLDNLNVFLRACGKLGLKEAQLFHPGDLQDLSTRVTVKHQETNRRLKNVLITIFWLGRRAQCDRVYNGPHLNFKAFEGLLGTALYKALQESSSQKGSNVRDSGFGDSWYSEREELYQLREGGGGGSGGSGHRRDDSLDSLDSLGSRPHSISSDTTLKGSSEGCCSDTEADSVFRMAENKDGLSYRRSVVITPKTTTQFNQFLPSKDKTSGYVPAPLRKKRAERHEDNRRSWASPIYTEHDGTLTRELPTQESIDGSKSTSDIQVDSTVARQVRYEELQKHREQIKDTEDKWQDDLSKWKNRRRSVNSDIVKKKEERDQIEQVTIGGNRRSKTFKEMQEERDNKGKKSLGSRLGSLAYLDDEEDVFERPVTSPRTRTLPARSFTIDTPYNYFEPSEPSLKEDDPPAASPATGRAASPPTSRRVDVVDRPAGRDTTTTITPNLPPSSRGSLLNSAAGAPLQRSAVSERSRPTKTEEKTTTVVSERSRPTKTEEKTTTVVSSSSALQKVAEPRRPFLRAQTEVEAPSPGFLYKQQPQPSSMEPKPPGVSHVSASLPRSYQKSDSARLTSVVTARPFGTQASRITSLPRVFAMGDPNKRVNGDASKKSSVPSRYHQFMTPEDEAHSSSAHSSEDEEEEEEEEAAVTWGKTAPKSVTLTQSTSPVPAPPVRREAPVTPAPVSPAPVSPAPAKESSQENYCDMRINLNQKPNSSRDFGFQAAWDSTGARVTTIAPGSPAEMCQLQAGDEVLSVNSQQVAEMSYTDWKSCMEEALQDGSLVMDVRRHGKNNWDRDQPSLPFKSHKTINLTSMDPILLGSPDSNTANSSLDFTSRMTSETLLPKELTANPVVVSYPESLRLTQDLASNGVNGSFYQKSVTMRNKESEPISLKNLKRRSEFFEQGGSESAMPDMPVPSITPSSSRWSWDPEDERRRQEKWQKEQERLLQEKYKRDQEKLQEEWLKSQEEIDNPVDQPDFAKPGSLEGNSHSVSPHSPLFPVNQPTSSQREEEERKRKEEQEQERRRQEEEKRKREEEEQELRRLREERERKERQAEEERKRREEERKRREEEERQAEEEKKRRDEEERERRRSEEEERKSREEELRRREEQREEERRWQEASEQQRRERERAFQQQQLQQQQQQVKSQSSPQLDEEEKPQRRGVNVQPGGMAHWLLEKQLRSERDKQARSQRAASELEMERRNILNAMRYREPERVTGGSGLDERKGQQPLSHAELERQQILNEMKKKAPLLTDSSWIRQRSAAMAANKESDLPPMRRGDSLDNLDSYNSWRSSWTPRSNSYVQNYARPHSALSGSSSFYGGGQGLQRPTSSTLPSSYSMGSLRGGAGTPSSPWSRQTPSPSSLSPTTSPEPTSEAGALQQQSRSVSGKKICTFCDSPLGKGAAMIIESLGLCYHLTCFKCIDCTANLGGSEAGAEVRIRNKQLYCNSCYMRFKTGLPTAM